CTCGGGCATTTTTTTATAATACCACTATCTATAGTGTTATTATATTATTTATTCTCTATATATTGTATAATGCCCGCGAGAAAATTCAAGTTTTTAACAAATTTCTTTTTTAAACTTATCAATGACACTCACAAATTGGGAGCTGTCAAGTTGTGCTACCCGGTCCTTGATTTGTTCCATTAACTCCTGAGAACCGATTTGATCACACTGCTCACACAGTTCTTTATCTTCCAGGCATAAAATTAAATGATTGTTTTTCTTGTCGATACAAAATAGATCCATTTTTATTCCTCCTCTTTTTTGCTCGATCCCAAAATAAACTTATCAATTTCATCTTGACTGAGAACATATAACCATTTTAAAAACAACCTCCTTTTTTTATGCTGAAACCCTCCTAAAATATCTCATGCCTCTTTCCAACTCCTCATCAATGATATGAGTGTATATTTCTGTAATCTGGACCGAGGAATGACCAAGGGCTTTTTGAACCATTCTTAAATTCTTACTTTCCCGGTAAATATCGGTTGCAAAAGTATGGCGTAGAGTATGAGGATGGACATCTTTCTCAATTCCAGCTTGATTAGCTTTTCGTTCTACTAATGCCCGGACATAGCGGTCATTTATCTTTTCACCCTTTAGGGTGGTAAAGAGAAGATCGCTTTCCGGTTTGATCGCTTTCCATTGCTTTAGGACCTCTAAAGCATCATCATTTAACCAAACCACCCGGTCCTTTTTCCCTTTTCCCTGGTGAATGTGGATCTTTCCGGTTTTCCAATCGATATCTTTCGATTCCAATTTCAACACCTCACCGCAACGAA
Above is a window of Candidatus Atribacteria bacterium ADurb.Bin276 DNA encoding:
- the xerD_1 gene encoding Tyrosine recombinase XerD, which encodes MKRKIPEILTTEEQQIFLKTFNRKAPTGLRNYAMMKIMLDAGLRCGEVLKLESKDIDWKTGKIHIHQGKGKKDRVVWLNDDALEVLKQWKAIKPESDLLFTTLKGEKINDRYVRALVERKANQAGIEKDVHPHTLRHTFATDIYRESKNLRMVQKALGHSSVQITEIYTHIIDEELERGMRYFRRVSA